A stretch of the Paenibacillus dendritiformis genome encodes the following:
- a CDS encoding carbohydrate ABC transporter permease, translating into MQRSTRRMTALPRQAAIPYLFIMPWIIGFLAFTLGPLVFSLVISFYEWPIVGEKTFVGIANYVEMFRGDPLFWTSLGVTLKFAALFVPLNIGVALLLAILLNQRVRGSGFFRSAFYLPSVISGVALAMIWSWVFDGEYGILNYLLSVFGIEGPNWLNDPAWAPVAMVIASLWGQGTMMLLFLAGLKNIPKDLYEVSSIDGAGRWTQFVRITLPMLSPTILFNLITTIIAAFQQLTLALVMTGGGPLNSTYFYAMYMYENAFKYSKMGYASANAWFMFIIVLALTALVFRSSSAWVYYEGEMRKDK; encoded by the coding sequence ATGCAACGATCGACCCGGCGGATGACCGCCCTTCCGCGGCAGGCAGCCATTCCTTATTTGTTCATAATGCCGTGGATTATCGGGTTTCTCGCTTTTACATTAGGACCGCTCGTGTTCTCGCTTGTCATCAGCTTCTATGAATGGCCGATTGTCGGGGAGAAGACCTTCGTAGGCATTGCCAACTATGTCGAGATGTTCCGGGGCGACCCTCTCTTCTGGACCTCGCTCGGGGTGACGCTCAAGTTCGCGGCGCTGTTCGTGCCTCTCAATATCGGGGTGGCGCTGCTGCTGGCGATTCTGCTGAACCAGCGGGTCCGGGGAAGCGGGTTTTTCCGTTCCGCCTTCTATTTGCCGTCGGTCATCTCCGGCGTGGCGCTGGCCATGATCTGGTCGTGGGTGTTCGATGGGGAATACGGCATTTTGAATTATTTGCTGTCCGTCTTCGGGATCGAAGGGCCGAATTGGCTGAATGATCCGGCGTGGGCTCCGGTGGCGATGGTCATCGCCAGCCTGTGGGGACAAGGCACGATGATGCTACTCTTCCTCGCCGGGCTCAAAAACATCCCGAAGGATCTGTACGAGGTGTCTTCCATTGACGGCGCGGGACGCTGGACGCAATTCGTGCGCATTACGCTGCCGATGCTCAGCCCGACGATCTTGTTCAATCTCATTACGACCATTATCGCGGCCTTCCAGCAATTGACGCTGGCGTTGGTCATGACGGGCGGGGGACCGTTGAATTCCACTTATTTCTATGCCATGTACATGTATGAGAACGCCTTCAAATATTCGAAAATGGGGTACGCCTCCGCCAACGCATGGTTCATGTTCATCATCGTGCTGGCGCTGACGGCGCTTGTCTTCCGCTCTTCATCGGCCTGGGTCTATTACGAAGGGGAAATGAGGAAAGACAAATGA
- a CDS encoding SOS response-associated peptidase: MSQLRPRAGWRRLNQLRPRTGWRRLNQLRPRTGWRRRWKQAIRRAYGPDRRRVTDTKGGSSMCGRYSLTVSLEELLAYYALEEDAAAALFSYGPRFNIAPGQPIPAVIHDGAKLRIGPLRWGLIPSWAKDEKIGWRTVNARAETLRSKPAFRLPFERKRCLIPADGFYEWRTEPDGTKQPIRIVRRDGSLFQFAGLYDTWVDGEGRRVSTCTIITTEPNELMAPIHDRMPVIVPPEQITIWLDRGTTDTLRLEPLLRPCPAGELHAYPVHKRVGNAKTDDPACIEPLF, encoded by the coding sequence TTGAGTCAGCTTCGGCCGCGGGCCGGATGGCGGCGCTTGAATCAGCTTCGGCCGCGGACCGGATGGCGGCGCTTGAATCAGCTTCGGCCGCGGACCGGATGGCGGCGCCGATGGAAGCAAGCGATCAGACGCGCATACGGCCCTGACCGCCGCCGCGTCACAGACACAAAGGGAGGGAGCAGCATGTGCGGGAGATATTCATTGACGGTGAGCTTGGAGGAACTGCTCGCCTATTATGCGCTGGAGGAGGATGCGGCTGCGGCCCTGTTCTCTTATGGGCCCCGCTTCAATATCGCTCCGGGGCAGCCCATCCCAGCCGTCATTCACGACGGGGCGAAGCTGAGAATCGGCCCGCTCCGCTGGGGCCTGATCCCCTCCTGGGCCAAGGACGAGAAGATCGGCTGGCGGACCGTGAACGCCCGCGCCGAGACGCTGCGAAGCAAGCCGGCGTTCCGCCTTCCGTTCGAGCGCAAGCGCTGCCTCATTCCGGCGGACGGCTTCTACGAATGGAGAACGGAGCCGGACGGCACGAAGCAGCCGATCCGGATCGTAAGGCGGGACGGCAGCCTCTTCCAGTTCGCCGGCCTGTACGACACCTGGGTCGATGGCGAAGGACGCAGAGTAAGCACCTGCACGATAATCACCACCGAACCGAACGAACTGATGGCTCCGATACATGACCGGATGCCCGTCATCGTGCCGCCCGAGCAGATCACAATCTGGCTGGACCGCGGCACGACCGACACGCTGCGGCTGGAGCCGCTTCTCCGGCCCTGTCCCGCCGGTGAGCTTCACGCCTATCCGGTGCACAAGCGGGTCGGCAATGCGAAGACAGACGATCCCGCTTGCATTGAACCGCTCTTCTAA
- a CDS encoding manganese catalase family protein, with translation MWVYEKKLQYPVRVSKCDPRMAKLLLEQYGGADGELAAALRYLNQRYSIPDKVIGLLTDIGTEEFAHLEMIATMVYKLTKDATPQELEAAGLGAHYVSHDSALFYENAGGVPWTAAYIQAKGDPIADLYEDIAAEEKARATYQWLIDMTDDVDLQDGLKFLREREVIHSLRFREAVEILKEQRDAKKIF, from the coding sequence TTGTGGGTATATGAGAAAAAGCTTCAATATCCGGTTCGCGTCAGCAAATGCGATCCGCGCATGGCTAAGCTGCTGCTGGAGCAGTACGGCGGAGCCGACGGGGAGCTGGCGGCGGCGCTTCGCTATTTGAATCAGCGATATTCGATTCCGGATAAGGTTATCGGCTTGCTTACCGACATCGGGACGGAGGAATTCGCCCACCTGGAAATGATTGCCACCATGGTATACAAGCTGACCAAGGACGCGACGCCGCAGGAATTGGAAGCGGCCGGACTCGGGGCGCATTATGTCTCCCATGACAGCGCGCTGTTCTATGAAAATGCGGGCGGGGTCCCATGGACGGCGGCCTATATTCAAGCGAAGGGCGATCCGATCGCCGACTTGTACGAGGATATCGCCGCCGAGGAGAAGGCGCGCGCGACGTACCAATGGCTGATCGATATGACGGATGATGTCGATTTGCAGGACGGCCTCAAATTTTTGCGGGAACGGGAAGTCATCCATTCGCTTCGATTCAGGGAAGCGGTGGAGATTTTGAAGGAACAGCGGGATGCGAAGAAGATATTTTGA
- a CDS encoding DMT family transporter: MNRARLSELCLLITALIWGSTFLIVQRALEDVSSQAFNAARFAGAALLFLLMMLASGRLRKARWNRGLMLHGGVLGLWLFGAFSLQTAGLQYTTSTNTGFITGMSVVFVPFASLLIAKQRLSAATWMAAGAAFAGLYLLAVDGGSLSLNRGDILVFFGAVCFALHIAVTALYAPRHETMPLVTVQFATVGVLAALLSGLTETAAPIGERLAGFAKPEVLFALLVSVLLSTGFAYWAQTWCQQHTSAARVAIIFATEPVFAALTGVIFAGERLGWAAVLGCALILGGMLYAELADRRPAAAPQRKPNECPQRKPDECPQRKPDECPQRKPDAPPLGEDRSPRQGSGRRSS; the protein is encoded by the coding sequence GTGAATCGGGCGCGGCTATCCGAGCTATGCTTATTGATTACGGCTCTTATCTGGGGATCGACCTTCCTTATCGTGCAGCGGGCGCTGGAGGATGTATCTTCCCAGGCGTTCAACGCGGCCCGCTTCGCCGGAGCGGCTCTGCTGTTCCTGCTGATGATGCTGGCGAGCGGCCGCCTGCGCAAGGCGCGGTGGAACCGGGGACTGATGCTTCACGGAGGCGTGCTCGGCCTGTGGCTGTTCGGCGCCTTCTCGCTGCAGACGGCCGGCCTCCAGTATACGACCTCGACGAATACGGGCTTCATCACCGGCATGTCGGTCGTCTTCGTGCCCTTCGCTTCGCTGCTGATCGCGAAGCAGCGCCTGTCGGCCGCCACCTGGATGGCGGCGGGGGCGGCCTTCGCCGGATTGTATCTGCTCGCGGTGGACGGCGGGAGCCTCTCTTTGAACCGCGGGGATATCCTGGTCTTCTTCGGGGCGGTCTGCTTCGCGCTTCATATCGCGGTGACGGCCTTGTATGCGCCCCGGCATGAGACGATGCCGCTCGTCACCGTCCAGTTCGCCACGGTGGGCGTGCTCGCCGCGCTGCTCTCGGGCCTGACCGAGACGGCGGCCCCGATCGGCGAACGGCTGGCCGGCTTCGCGAAGCCGGAGGTGCTGTTCGCCCTGCTCGTGTCCGTCCTGCTCTCGACGGGCTTCGCGTACTGGGCGCAGACCTGGTGCCAGCAGCATACTTCCGCGGCGCGGGTGGCGATTATCTTCGCCACCGAGCCGGTGTTCGCGGCCTTGACCGGCGTCATCTTCGCCGGCGAGCGGCTCGGCTGGGCCGCCGTGCTGGGCTGCGCGCTCATTCTCGGCGGCATGCTCTACGCCGAGCTGGCGGATCGCCGCCCGGCGGCCGCGCCGCAGCGGAAGCCGAACGAGTGCCCGCAGCGGAAGCCGGACGAGTGTCCGCAGCGGAAGCCGGACGAGTGCCCGCAGCGGAAGCCGGACGCCCCGCCGCTCGGCGAGGACCGGAGCCCGCGCCAAGGCAGCGGCCGGCGCAGTTCTTGA
- a CDS encoding DNA polymerase IV, with protein MSGSKERIIFLADCQSFYASVEKAEHPEYQHMPLVVSGDPARRSGIILAACPIAKSYGVTTAERLGEALNKCPRLIVMRPRMQHYIDVSLLITQIYEQFTDLVETFSVDEQFLDVTGSRTLFGDPVTMAREIQRSVLEQTGVWVRIGISSNKILAKMATDIWAKKNKEGIFALAPSDIATLLWPQPVSKMFGVGSRMTAHFARLGMTTIGDIARTPLPQLKDKFRARFGKQSDIHAEVMWRTANGLDDSPVSPDTFRTPPQSVGHMMTLPRDYATESEVDTILLELTEEVCRDCRRKGYMGSVVTVSCMCSPYEAPTGFSRQMTMPDPTNNTNKVFAAAKQLFYTFWNRRPVRRAGIMLSKLVDDQLYQLTLFEDQEKARALERATDGIKERYGNAAIVRASSLTAAGQAADRAAKIGGHYK; from the coding sequence TTGAGCGGAAGCAAGGAACGGATTATCTTTTTGGCGGACTGCCAAAGCTTCTATGCCAGCGTGGAAAAAGCGGAGCACCCGGAATATCAGCATATGCCGCTCGTTGTATCCGGGGATCCCGCGCGCCGATCGGGGATCATTCTGGCCGCTTGCCCGATAGCCAAAAGCTATGGCGTAACAACGGCGGAGCGGCTTGGGGAAGCCCTGAACAAGTGCCCCCGCCTGATCGTGATGCGCCCCCGCATGCAGCATTATATCGATGTCTCGCTGCTCATTACGCAAATTTATGAACAATTCACCGATCTCGTCGAGACGTTCAGCGTCGATGAGCAATTTCTCGATGTGACCGGAAGCCGGACGCTGTTCGGAGACCCGGTCACCATGGCGAGAGAGATTCAGCGCAGCGTGCTCGAGCAGACCGGAGTATGGGTCCGGATCGGGATCAGCTCCAATAAAATTTTGGCCAAAATGGCCACGGACATATGGGCCAAGAAAAACAAAGAGGGCATCTTCGCCCTGGCTCCGTCCGACATCGCGACGCTGCTGTGGCCTCAGCCGGTCAGCAAAATGTTCGGTGTCGGCTCCCGCATGACGGCCCATTTTGCCCGCCTGGGCATGACGACTATCGGAGATATCGCCAGAACCCCGCTGCCGCAGCTCAAGGATAAATTCCGCGCCCGCTTCGGCAAGCAGTCGGACATTCATGCCGAAGTGATGTGGCGCACCGCCAACGGCCTCGATGACAGCCCCGTCTCCCCGGATACGTTCCGCACGCCGCCACAATCGGTCGGCCATATGATGACCTTGCCCCGGGACTACGCCACGGAATCGGAAGTGGATACGATTCTTCTCGAGCTTACGGAGGAAGTGTGCCGGGATTGCCGGCGCAAAGGATATATGGGCTCGGTGGTTACCGTCAGCTGCATGTGCAGCCCCTACGAAGCGCCGACCGGGTTCTCCCGCCAAATGACGATGCCGGATCCGACGAATAATACGAACAAAGTATTTGCCGCGGCCAAGCAGCTTTTCTATACGTTTTGGAACCGCAGGCCGGTCCGCCGCGCCGGCATCATGCTAAGCAAGCTGGTGGACGATCAGCTGTATCAGCTTACCCTGTTCGAGGATCAGGAAAAAGCGAGAGCGTTGGAGAGAGCGACGGACGGCATCAAAGAACGGTACGGCAATGCGGCGATCGTCCGCGCCTCTTCCTTGACCGCCGCCGGTCAGGCGGCAGACCGGGCAGCCAAAATCGGGGGGCATTATAAATGA
- a CDS encoding Crp/Fnr family transcriptional regulator: MKITLHRGEILFRQGDPGTYLYRIMSGVFKVTRLHENGNIVLFNILYPGEMVPHHSLISPKDCHGTATAMVTSTVERIEAEAWYEELRNNSGKALEVAKLLQEKLRFMQQRLDHLTIGSPAERLALLTRWLDTMTNKTPLTDMLTQEEIGQLIGVRRETVNRLLRQGANSMTKR; this comes from the coding sequence ATGAAGATTACGCTGCATCGGGGGGAGATATTGTTCCGCCAAGGCGATCCGGGCACGTACCTGTACCGGATCATGAGCGGCGTGTTCAAAGTGACCCGGCTGCACGAGAACGGGAACATCGTGCTGTTCAATATATTGTATCCGGGCGAGATGGTACCGCATCATTCCCTTATCTCTCCGAAGGACTGCCATGGGACGGCGACGGCCATGGTAACCAGCACGGTAGAGCGGATTGAAGCGGAGGCGTGGTATGAGGAGCTGCGGAACAATTCCGGCAAGGCGCTCGAAGTGGCCAAGCTGCTGCAAGAGAAGCTCCGCTTCATGCAGCAGCGGCTCGATCATCTGACGATCGGATCGCCTGCCGAGCGGCTGGCGCTGCTGACCCGGTGGCTGGACACCATGACGAACAAGACCCCGCTTACGGACATGCTGACGCAGGAGGAGATCGGGCAGCTGATCGGAGTGCGGCGCGAGACGGTCAATCGTCTGCTCCGGCAGGGCGCCAATTCCATGACGAAGCGATGA
- a CDS encoding spore coat associated protein CotJA: MDNEQALGWAEPAARPSACGTGPYSQERIHIPYRGPFDPCPPLPYKTYILPPNLFITFQPPNLPQFPPPQALRCGTLWPALFSPYRPKGRREEGTA, translated from the coding sequence ATGGACAACGAGCAAGCGCTTGGCTGGGCCGAACCGGCAGCGAGGCCATCCGCATGCGGGACGGGACCGTATTCCCAGGAGCGGATCCATATTCCGTACCGCGGTCCGTTCGATCCTTGCCCGCCGCTGCCCTACAAGACCTATATCCTGCCGCCGAATCTGTTCATTACGTTTCAACCCCCGAATTTGCCGCAATTCCCGCCGCCGCAGGCGCTGCGGTGCGGAACGCTGTGGCCGGCATTATTCAGCCCTTATCGGCCGAAGGGCAGACGGGAGGAGGGAACGGCTTGA
- a CDS encoding isochorismatase family protein gives MMNPLHIQPERTAFVAIDLQQGIVGMPGVPHSTSTVVRHAARLADALRRAGAFIVFVHVDFVDGKDALQPVAEKQLPAKPVDNWAELVPDLHVQPGDHIVVKRGFGAFFGTDLDLQLRRRGIDTILLCGISTHIGVDTTAREAYQLNYNQIFVTDAMTAPFKEAHEFPCEHVFPLMGRLHTTAEVLAALE, from the coding sequence CTGATGAATCCACTGCACATACAGCCCGAGCGAACGGCGTTCGTAGCCATCGATTTGCAGCAGGGGATTGTCGGTATGCCCGGCGTTCCCCACTCGACCTCGACGGTCGTCCGCCATGCGGCCCGGCTCGCGGACGCGCTGCGCCGGGCAGGCGCGTTTATCGTCTTCGTCCATGTCGACTTTGTTGACGGCAAGGATGCGCTCCAGCCGGTAGCCGAGAAGCAGCTCCCGGCCAAGCCGGTGGACAACTGGGCCGAACTGGTCCCCGATCTGCATGTTCAGCCCGGAGATCATATTGTGGTCAAGCGGGGCTTCGGGGCGTTTTTCGGCACGGATCTCGATCTGCAGCTCCGCAGACGCGGCATCGACACCATCCTGCTATGCGGGATCTCGACCCATATCGGCGTAGATACGACGGCCAGGGAAGCGTACCAGTTGAACTATAATCAAATTTTTGTCACCGATGCGATGACGGCTCCCTTCAAAGAAGCCCATGAATTCCCATGCGAGCATGTTTTTCCGCTTATGGGGCGGCTGCATACGACCGCCGAAGTGCTGGCCGCGCTTGAATAA
- a CDS encoding carbohydrate ABC transporter permease — MRETRMKSVVVYSLLLLFSLLFLAPFYWMITTAVKTPEELYLFPPKWIPSVLQWDNFAKAWQSQPFGTYLNNSLIVTGLSLIGQLLSSSLVAYGFARFHFRGKNALFLILLASMMIPWEVTMIPLYMEFNALGWINTLKPLIVPAWFGSPFFIFLLRQFIMGIPTELEEAARIDGANPVQIFLRLIVPLLRPALILVGVFHILSSWNDYLGPLIFLNDQTKYTLTLGLSQFRGMFGVDMVSIMAVTFLICLPPLAAFFLAQRYIVEGIATTGIKG; from the coding sequence ATGAGAGAAACGCGCATGAAATCGGTTGTCGTCTACAGTCTGCTGTTGTTGTTCTCGCTGCTGTTCCTTGCGCCCTTCTATTGGATGATCACGACGGCGGTCAAGACGCCCGAAGAGCTGTATCTGTTTCCGCCGAAATGGATTCCGTCCGTCCTCCAATGGGATAATTTCGCCAAGGCGTGGCAATCGCAGCCGTTCGGCACCTACCTGAACAATTCCCTTATCGTGACGGGGCTGTCGCTTATCGGGCAGTTGCTCTCTTCGTCGCTGGTCGCCTACGGGTTCGCGCGCTTTCACTTCCGCGGCAAAAATGCGTTGTTCCTGATACTGCTTGCCTCGATGATGATTCCGTGGGAGGTTACGATGATTCCGCTCTATATGGAATTCAATGCGCTCGGCTGGATCAACACGCTGAAGCCGCTCATCGTTCCGGCCTGGTTCGGGTCGCCGTTCTTTATTTTTCTGCTGCGGCAATTTATTATGGGCATCCCGACCGAACTGGAGGAGGCGGCCCGCATCGACGGCGCCAACCCGGTGCAGATTTTCCTGCGGCTGATCGTTCCGCTGCTGCGGCCGGCGCTCATTCTCGTCGGAGTATTCCACATCTTGAGCAGCTGGAACGACTATCTGGGCCCGCTTATCTTCCTGAACGATCAGACCAAGTATACGCTGACGCTCGGGCTGTCGCAATTCCGGGGCATGTTCGGCGTCGATATGGTCTCCATCATGGCCGTCACCTTCCTCATCTGCCTGCCGCCGCTCGCCGCCTTTTTCCTGGCGCAGCGCTACATCGTTGAAGGCATCGCGACGACCGGCATCAAAGGCTGA
- a CDS encoding spore coat protein CotJB: MSTHGTHPFCTREYYDSLLQLQEIDFVLIELNLYLDTHPEDNQAIQQFNHYVHERMKVARQFQEKFGPLQAAGFYSKCPWSWIDTPWPWQV, from the coding sequence TTGAGCACACATGGCACGCACCCGTTCTGCACTCGGGAGTACTATGACAGCCTGCTGCAGCTGCAGGAAATCGATTTTGTGCTGATCGAGCTGAATCTGTATCTGGATACGCATCCCGAAGACAATCAGGCGATCCAGCAGTTCAATCATTATGTTCATGAACGAATGAAGGTGGCGAGGCAGTTCCAGGAGAAGTTCGGCCCCCTTCAGGCGGCCGGCTTCTATTCGAAATGCCCTTGGTCCTGGATAGACACGCCGTGGCCGTGGCAGGTGTAG
- a CDS encoding BtrH N-terminal domain-containing protein — translation MGLKELELVIPPIVGYQYVAYPLCTALARQEALPWFYSNFIHLYCHQDLEGERASRSVPLTFYGEDFMRCPWLITQKLEREFVLDSQPGVVEFLVNSINSGYTVSLYVDEFYIPRRRVYRQMHYAHDILVYGYDDGKRVFFVLGYDEEMQFRKTLVPFHEMEQGFRHLEWTDRYEEQIYLYKFNKTGSYSLDPVFIKESLEQYLSGCDVSRRHRATADPLELAFGVNVYPALIRNMPALVRKRDIRPIHILWEHKKTMGMRIDYLCGRELLPQAFTGCFRPIEERAFALRHMLMKYALTGDDAILDQGINEITSLMDSEKQTLEAVAEALEHRIAPQPSVT, via the coding sequence TTGGGTCTCAAAGAACTGGAACTCGTCATTCCGCCCATTGTTGGGTATCAGTATGTGGCCTACCCCCTATGCACGGCACTCGCCCGCCAAGAGGCCCTGCCGTGGTTCTACAGCAATTTCATTCACCTTTACTGCCATCAGGATCTTGAAGGAGAGCGTGCTTCCCGATCGGTGCCGCTGACATTTTACGGAGAGGATTTCATGCGATGTCCGTGGCTGATTACGCAAAAACTGGAGCGGGAATTCGTCCTGGATTCACAGCCGGGAGTTGTCGAATTTTTGGTAAATAGTATCAATTCGGGCTACACGGTTTCTCTCTATGTCGACGAGTTCTATATCCCCCGCAGACGGGTGTATCGCCAGATGCACTACGCCCACGATATTCTGGTGTACGGTTACGACGACGGCAAGAGGGTGTTCTTCGTGCTCGGCTACGACGAGGAGATGCAGTTCCGCAAGACGCTCGTGCCGTTCCATGAAATGGAGCAAGGCTTCCGGCATCTCGAATGGACGGACCGCTACGAGGAACAAATCTATTTGTACAAATTCAATAAAACGGGAAGCTACAGCCTCGATCCTGTATTCATCAAAGAGTCGCTCGAACAATATCTTTCCGGCTGCGACGTCTCCCGGCGTCACCGGGCGACGGCCGATCCGCTGGAACTGGCATTCGGCGTCAACGTATATCCCGCCTTAATTCGCAATATGCCGGCGCTGGTGCGCAAGCGCGATATCCGGCCCATCCACATTTTGTGGGAGCATAAAAAAACGATGGGAATGCGCATCGATTATTTATGCGGGCGCGAGCTTCTTCCGCAGGCATTTACGGGGTGCTTCCGGCCGATAGAGGAGCGGGCCTTTGCTCTGCGGCATATGCTGATGAAGTACGCCTTGACCGGAGACGACGCCATTCTGGACCAAGGGATCAATGAGATCACTTCTTTGATGGACAGCGAAAAGCAGACCTTGGAAGCCGTGGCGGAAGCGCTGGAACATCGCATTGCCCCCCAACCATCCGTAACTTAA